In Leptospira fletcheri, the genomic window CGAAATCCTTCTTCCGAAGAACACTCCGAGTCTCGCGTTTTATTCCAAGGGTCAGGCAACAGCATTCGATCTTTACGTGAACGGAACTAAGGTTCTGAAGTCAGGAATCGTAGGCAGGGATCCGGCTTCCAGCGTTCCCGAGAGCAGGAGCTCGTTCGGCGAATGGAATTCCTTGGGAGTTTCGACCGCGAAAGTAACATTAGAAATTTCTAATTTTCATCATAGATTCGGAGGTCTTTGGTACGGGATCCGGTTCGGCGAATCCTCCGCGTTAAGAGAAGAAGTGACCAGGTTCCGGGACATGGATTGGTTTTTGGGAGGCATTTTCTTTTTGACCTTCCTGTACCATATCGGATTGTTTTTGATTCGGAGGCAGGACCTTTCTCCTTTGCCTTTCGGGCTGTTTTGCTTCACTCTATTCGTTAGGATTTTGGTGACCGAGGATAAGATTCTGCTCTCTTATTTTCCATCCTTCGGTTATCTGACTTCGATGAGATTGGAATATCTCACGTTCTATCTCTCTCTTCCTTTAGGTCTTCATTATCTCAGAAGCATTTATCCCGATCTTTTCCCCCGGGTTTGGATGGGAAGTTTTTACGGTCTCGGTCTGGTTTTTTCGATCGGTGCATTTCTGCCTTTTCCGGAGGCATCGAAGGCGATTCCGTATTACCAGGCATCCATGTTTGCGTCCATCATTCTCGTCGTTTACGTTCTGGGATTGGCCGTTTGGAAGCGCAAACCGTACGCGATCCCTCTGATGGTCGGCTATTCGATCCTTTCCACGGCGGGGGTGATCGAAGTGCTTTCCGCCCACCAAATCCTCAAAACCCGTTCCTTTTTGCCCTTAGGGTTGCTCGTGCTGGTGATGATAGAGACCTTCGTTCTCTCTTTTCGTTACGGGGATTTGTATCGCGAAAAGGAAGCGTTGGCGGAAGAGTTGCGTCGGATCAATTCCACTTATAGCAGTTTCGTTCCGCGCAAGTTTTTAGGTCTACTCGACAAACGTAGCTTTGCGGAGTTGAAGCCGGGCGATCAGGTAAGGCGGGAAGTGACCATTCTATTTTCCGATATCCGATCCTTTACGGAAATTTCCGAAAGCATGAATGCGGAGGAAAATTTCGAGTTTCTGAATACGTATCTAGGCAGAATGGAACCCGTCATTCGGACCAACCGCGGCTTTGTGGAGAAATATTTCGGAGACGGGATTATGGCCCTATTTTCGGAATCTCCGGATGATGCGGTGCTCGCGGCGATTCAGATGCAAAAAGAAATCCTCGTATACAATCGTCAAAGATTGGCGGAAGGCCGTCGCCCCATTCGGGTCGGAATCGGAATCCATACCGGATCATCGATCTTGGGATTGATCGGAGCCGAGGGAAGAATGGATAGCACCGTTATTTCCGAGGCGGTTCATGTGACTGCGCGGTTGGAGGTCTTGACCAAATTTTACGGCACTGGAATCCTTTTGAGCCAAGACACCTATTCGAGTCTGAAGAACAGGGAACGATTTTTGAGTCGAAAACTGGATCGGATTCCGATCAAAGGAAAGAAAGAAGAGGTTTTTATCTACGAGATCGGAGATTATCTGAGCGAAGCGGAACAAGAGGCGTTTCGGAATTCCAAGACGGTTTTTGAAAAAGGTGTCGATGCGTTTCTTTCCGGTCGATTTATGGATGCCGGCGAAACTTTTCGGGAGGCGCTCCGAGTGTATCCCGGAGACAAGACCTCCCTTTTGTATTTAAAGAGGTGCACGGAGCAAATGCCGGTCGTCGGCGGCAGGCACAATCCGGATTCCGATCCGATTTGAGCCTTTTAATCCGCCGAGAGCAGGGAAGGTTCGTCCTCTTCTTCCTCGTCCGCAAAGCCCGAAAGCTTTTTTTTCGTCTCTTCCTTGGAGACGCCAGCGCCTAACTCCATGAGCTCTCCGGCTTTTTTCAGGATATTTCCTTTTCCGGATTTCAATTTCTTCATCGCATTTTCGTAATGTCCTTGCGTGACGCTTAAGGCACCCCCCACTTTTTCCAGGTCCGTCACGAAATTTCCCAATTTTTCCAAAAGCAATCCGGATTGGCGGGCGATCTCTTTTGCGTTTCGGTCCTGGTCTTCTAGTCTCCAGATATTGGAAACCATTTTGAGGGAAATCATCAGGGAGGACGGAGTAACGATGAGGACGTTTTGTTGGTACGCCTCCAAAGCTAGGGAAGGATCTTTTCGAAGAGCCCAAAACAAGGCCGGTTCACTGTAAAGAAACATGAGTACGAAATCCGGAGAGTTCAGACCTTCCAGATATTGGTAGTTTTTCCTGGCAAGATCCTTGGCGTGTTTTCGGAGCGCACCAGCGTGCTGTTCCAAATAGATTTCCTTTTCGGTCTCCTCGGTCGCTCCGTAAAACGAGACGTAAGAGTTTAAGGAGACCTTGGAATCCACCACCACGCAACGGTTACCCGGCAATCGTACGATCACGTCGGGTCGTTTGCCTCCTTCTTCGTCTTTAAAGCTGGCCTGACGAAAAAATTCCTCTCCTTCTCTCAGGCCGCTTCGTTCCAAGATTCCTTCGAGAATTTCCTCTCCCCAGTCTCCTTGGGCTTTTTTGTCTCCTCGAAGAGCCTCCGCTAGATTTTTGGCTTCCGTTTGAAGGCTTTCGTTCGACTTGGTCAGAGAGGAAATATGCTCCTTCAGAGTGGCGGTGCTGATCTTCGTCTCCTGTGCCGAGACTTCCACTTTCTTTCCGAAGCTCTCTATGTTTTCCTTCAATGGCTTTAGTAGGTCCCCCAGCTTTTCCTGGGTTTGGAGATTGAATTTTTGGGAATTATCCAAGAGAGCCTGATTGGCCAGGTTTTTGAATTCCTCCTTTAACTTGGAGGTCAGTTCTTCGAATTCCTTTTTTTGGTTCTCCAATCTTTCCTTTAACAGATCGGATTCCTTTTTCATGGCTTGCCAAGCTCCGATCGCTTGCGTGTTCTTTTCGGAAACGGTTTTGAGGTCCGATTCCAACTGGGTCGTCCTCTCTTTGGAGCGCAGTTCCGTCGCTCTCAATGCAGCGACTTCCATCTTTAATTTTTCGTGCTCGGACGGGGAGATTCCGGATTCCGAACCGTACAATCTCTTTGCTAGGAAAAATGCCAGAGAGAATCCGACTAGGATTCCCACTAATAATGTGATCGAGTATTCCATATATCCTCCTTTCTGGATCCATCGCGATTTCGGGAAATCCATTTCCCGAGACTGGCTTTCCATTGTAAGGATTCTCCGGACAAATTTCCGGTCTTAGGGATCTTTTTGTTCCCTTTCCCGATTTTTAGGCCGGCGCCGTACTTTTGGGCGTCAGACCGGGAAGAATCTATGATACGGAAAATGAGATGCAGGTTCTTCCGAAAAGGGAAACTCTTTTTTCGACTTGCCACCGAACCGGAAGGACAAAACCTATTTTTTGGAACTGTTCCGACCTAAGATATGATAAAGAAACCGTTGCATAACATATACAGTAAGGAGATCTTACGGCAAAAGTTGGAAAACGAGTCCGTTTCGAGACGCACTCTTTCCTTTTACAGGTATGTTATCATTTCCGATCCGAAAACGATGCGGGATCGATTGTATTCCGATTGGGAAGAACTCGGAGTATTGGGACGCATTTATATCGCGAGGGAAGGAATCAACGCTCAGCTTTCCGTTCCGGAGCCGAATTTCGCCGCTTTGCGGGAATACTTGGATCGCACGACGGAATTCCAGGACGTACCGTTTAAAATCGCGGTAGAAGACGACGGTCGTTCTTTTTTGAAATTAGAGATCAAAGTGCGGGAAAAAATCGTCGCAGATGGTCTGGACGACGGAAGTTTCGACGTTACCGATGTGGGAGTCCATTTGTCCGCGGAGGAATTCAACCGTAAGCTGGAATCTCCCGGCTCACTCGTAGTGGACGTACGAAACCATTACGAATCCGAGATCGGCCATTTCGAAGGGGCCTTACTTCCTCAGGCGGATACGTTCCGAGAGGAGCTTCCGATGATCCTGGATCTCCTAAAAGACCAAAAGGATAAGGAAATTTTAATGTATTGTACCGGAGGAATCCGTTGCGAAAAGGCTTCCGCTTATCTTCGGCACCACGGTTTTCGGAACGTATACCAGTTGCACGGAGGGATCATCGAATACGCCGCCGAGATTCGTCGGAAAGGTCTGCCCTCCAGATTTAAAGGTAAGAACTTCGTTTTTGACGGTAGGCTGCAGGAAACGATCGGACAGGAAATCCTCAGCGAATGCCACCAGTGCGGAAATTCCTCCTCACATCACATCAATTGCGCCAATCCCGCCTGTCATGTTTTGTTTATCCAATGCGAGAGCTGTGCGGAAAAATTCGATCATTGTTGTTCGGAAGAATGTAAGGAAATTCACTCACTTCCTCCAGCCGAGCAAAGAAAGTTGAGAAAAGGGAAATCGGCATCGAATCAGCATTTTTCGAAGTCCCGGATCCGTCCCAAAGTCTTCGAATTGCACCGAAAGAATTGACGGTTCTCCGCTTTTCGGCGGCAGAATAGTTTAAATTTGAATTATTTTTCCTTTCCCAAAGTCTAAATCTATACAATATGAGCTTTGACGAACGGTGGCCGAAAGCCGGCATTTCCAGGAAAAGTTTCCTTTGGGGAGCGACGGGATTCGCTTTCGCGGCGGCAGGTTTGGGAAAGTTTCTGTATCGGAGGAAAGAGGAGAATATGGATCGGCTCCCGGTTTTTTTTGTCGGTCATGGAAGTCCGATGAACGCCATCGGAGAAAACGAATTCACCCGGGGTTGGGCAGAAAGCATGAAGGGTCTGCCTCATCCGAAGGCGGTGCTTTGTATTTCCGCACATTGGGTCACCCGCGGGACCAGGATTACCGCCGTGGAATCTCCGAAGACCATACACGACTTTTACGGTTTTCCCCAGGAATTATTCGACGTTCAATATCCTGCTCCGGGAGATCCGGAATTGGCCGGTTCGATTTCCAAGTCCGTTTCTTTCCAACAGATCGAACCGGACTATGAATGGGGGCTGGATCACGGAACTTGGAGTGTGCTCAGGCACATGATTCCGAAGGCGAACATTCCGGTTCTACAACTCAGTTTAGACGGGACGAAACCTGCGGCTTGGCATTACGAATTCGCAAAGGAACTTTCCCACTTGCGGCAGCAAGGGGTATTGATTCTAGCGAGCGGAGATTTGGTGCACAATCTCAGGCTGTACGACTGGAGAAACGAGGAGAAGGTCCCGGATTGGGCGAAGGAAGCGAACGAAACGTTCAAGTCCCTGATCCTAAAACGGGATGCCAAGGCTTTGTCCGAGTATCAAAACCTCGGAACTTCCGCTCAACTTGCGGTACCGACACCGGAACATTACGTTCCTATGTTGTATTCCTTGGCTTTGGCGTCGGACGAAGAAGAGATTTCGTTTTACAACGACAAAATCCAAAGTTCCGTGTCCATGACCAGTATCAAGTTCGGGTGAGGAATTCGAGAGCGTCTTCCAGACGATCGTCTCCCCAGAAAAGCTCTCCACGTACGATAAAACTGGGAGCGCCGAAGATCCCCAGGGAACTTGCCGTTTCCGTATTCTCGCGCAAGGCGGATTTGTTTTCCTGGGATTCGGACTTTTCGAAGATGGTGTCCGGGTTTTGACCCAGCTCTTTCAGGATTTCAGACAGGGTTTCCGTTTCGCCTATATCTTTGTTTCGGGAAAATTCCGCGATATATACTTTGCGGGTGAATTCGCGGACCCACTCGCTTCCGGAAAATGCGACAGCAATTCTCGCGGCCTTCAATCCGTTTTGTGGAAATTTGTCGGGTCGTTCAAAGGGTAGATCGTATTTTTCGCATCTTCTTTCCAGATCCTTCCACATGTATTTTCCTTTGGCGGGGAAAAGGTTGAAGGGGGAGTCCTCCATTCCTTGCTCTTTGAAGATCGGACCTAACAGGAAGGGTTTCCAATTCGCACGAATCCCTTTTTGCGCGCAGAGTTGTTCGATTCTTCCCGCACTCAGATAGGAATAGGTACTCGCGAATTCGAACCAAAAGTCGATCTTATAATTTGCGCTCATCGGTTCCTCCGGTATCAGATTTCGATTACGACTTTGCCGAAATGTTTTCCGTCCCTTAAATATTCCAACGCTTTCGGGAATTCGGAGTACGGAAAAATCCGATCGATCACGGGTCTCATGAGGTTCCGAGAAATCGCAAGATTCATTCTTTCGAAGTCCGATCTACTTCCCACGATCACTCCCTGGATTCTGATTCCCTGCATTAGAATGGGAAAGAGAGAAAGGTTTGCTTCTCCTCCTCCGGCGACCACCCCGATTAGGGCGACGATTCCTCCTGGTTTTACGGACTGGATGGACTTGGAAAGTGTTCCGGCTCCTCCGACCTCGATGACCAAATCGGCTCCCTTCATGTCCGTTTTCTTCCGGATTTCCCGATCCCAATTCGTCTTTGCAGTGTAATTGATCCCTTCGTCCGCTCCGAGCGATTTTGCCTTTTCCAGTTTCTGGTCGCTGGAGGAGGTGACGATCGTTTTGCAACCTAACATTTTAGCGAATTGTAATGCAAAAAGGGATACCCCGCCGGTTCCCAACGCTACCACCGTCATTCCGGGTTCTAGTTCGCCGAACGTGACAACCGCATTGTAGGCGGTGAGTCCCGCGCAAGGGAGAGTGGAAGCTTCCGCATAGGAAAGGTGTTCCGGAAAAGAGATCACGCCTTTTTCCGGAAAAACTCGATACTCGGAAATCATCCCGTCCAGCGGCCCTCCTAGAGTTTCCCGTATGTTGTCCAATCGCGGAGCTCCGGCGAGCCACCCCTGGGAAAAGATTCCGCATACCCTGTCTCCGACTTTGACGTTCTTCACATCCGGTCCGAGTTCCACGACTTCTCCCGCGCCGTCGGAAAGAGGGACTAAAGGAAGTTTTTGTCGGGGATTGTACTGTCCGGTAATCATCAAAAAATCCCTATAATTCAGGGAGCAGGCCTTGATTTTTACCAGCACTTCTCCCGGACCGGGTTTAGGATTGGGACGAGTGACAGAACTCAGATTTTCTATTCCGAAATTGTTGCGGACTTCGAACGCTTTCATGGTGTTTTTCCAGGAGGAATCCTTGGAGAAAAACGGGAGATCGTCCAGCCTAAAAATGGAGGAGGACTAGACGTGGAAAGGGAAACTAATTTTGTTTTGCCACTAAAGCGATCGGTTTTAAGGTAGATGGAGAAACTCCCTGAGGATTCTGCATGCCAAGTTTGGAAGAAACCCAAGAAGAAATCGTAAAGGAATTTTCCGAATGCTCGGATTGGGAGGAAAGATACGGACTCCTGATCGAGATCGGGGATACTCTCCCTTCTTTTCCCGAAGGCAAAAAAAGCGAGGACTTGCTCGTTCCTGGCTGTCAATCTAGAGTTTGGGTTTTACCGGAAGAAAGAGAGGGAAAACTTTTTTTTTCGGCGGACAGCGATTCCGCGATCACTAAAGGGATGATCGCTCTTCTTCTACGGGTATTTTCCGGTCGCACCCGGGACGAAATTCGGAGCGCCTCCTTGGATTTCTTAAAGGAGATCGGACTGGACAAGCATTTGTCCATGAGCCGTCGTAACGGCTTGTATTCCATGGTCAACCGGATCAAAAGTCTATAATAAAATCTGCATATTTATCGGAAGGAGAAATCCATGAAAACGTCGCCGCGGGAATTTTCAAGCAAGGGCACCGTCTGTAGAGGGACATTATATCTTCCTAACGAACTGAAGCCGCCCGTCATCGTGATGGGTCATGGTATAGGCGCCGAAAGGAGATTTAGACTCCCGGATTATGCGGAGCGTTTTTGCAAGGCGGGCTTTGCCGTTTTTCTTTTCGACTACAGAAACCTGGGTGAAAGCGACGGACTTCCCCGAAATTTGATCCATCCGAAGAGGCATGTGGAGGATTTTCTGGAAGCGATCCGATTCGTAAAATCCCTGCCCGAGGTAAAAGGGGAACAATTTGGGATCTGGGGGACTTCCTTCGGAGGAGGGCATGTTCTTGTGACAGCCGCCAAGAGTCCGGACGTAAAAGCGGTGGTTTCCCAAGTTCCGTTCGTGGACGGAATTTCCACCACGAATTCCTTTCCGCTTCTTTATCAACTACAGGGTTTCCTACACGGATTGAAGGATCTGGTTCGGATTCCGTTCGGAGCAAAACCTCATACGGTTCCGATCGTCGCAAGGCCGGGGAGTTTCGCGTTGATGAACACTCCGGATTCGTACGACGGTTATACGAAGTTGATTCCTGAAGGATCGGAATGGACGAACGAAGCTCCTGCCAGGATTTGTCTTCTGCTTCCCATGTACCGCCCCGTGTCGTACGCTTCCAGGATCCAGGCACCGGTGCTGATGCAGATCGCCAAAAAGGATTCCTTGATTCCGTACGGTGCCGCGCTTAAGACCGCGCGTAGGATACGGGACTGCAAAACGAACCTCTTGGATATGGGTCATTTCGAACCGTATTACGGAAAATTGTTCGAAGATACGATTGCGGAGCAGATCGTCTTTTTCAAGGAAAAGCTGAAGTAAGGGAGGATCTTATCCGAGAGAAATCGCGAAAAGGATTCAGGCGAGGTAAGGATCGTCCGGGAGTTCGTTCGGATTTTTTTCTCCCGCAGGAAAATGCTTTCGAAGTTCCTCGGTTAATTTTCGGATTCCCTGGGCTAGACTTTTCTTGTGTTCGGAAGTTTTAAAGCCTTCTCCGATTTCCTTCGCGATCTCGTCCAATTGCGTTTGTCCGATCTTTCCGTAAATCCCGCGATCGGCAAGGATCACGATCTTCCTTTCGGCCAAGAGCAAATAGACCAGGATACCGGTATTTTCCTCCGTATCCCAAATTTTCAGGAAGGAGAACATTTCGAGCGCGCGGTCTCTGGCGGATTTTCCCGACCAGATTTGAGAGAGAGGAAGTTTGGCTTCTATCGCGACGCGTATCTCTCCTCTATGGAGTTTTTCGGATTCGGAAACGATCTCTCCGATTCTTTTGAGATCTTCCTTTTTAAAATATTTTCCTAATAAATTCAATTCGAACGCATGTCCGAGCGGAGTAACCAGGAATTCGGTCACGCTCGCCGCTAGATGGGTTAAAAAACGGGAAAAACGGGAAGTACTTTCGCTCATGTGTCACCAATCCGTGGAGGAACCGCCGCCTCCGAAATCGCCTCCGCCACCGCTCCAGCCGGAATCTCCGCCGGAAGAGGAACCCCAAGAAGACCCGCCGCCCGGTCCTCCCCAGGAACCCCAGGAAGATCCTCCACCCATCCCGCTATTCCAGGCGGAATAAAGCACCAGAAGTATGACGAAGAATACGATCAGGACCGGAAGCATGGTCCAGAAGGAAATCCCCAATAATCCTCCGACCCAATAACCTATACCTGCTGCTGCCACCGCCTTGAAGAAGGAAAACATTCTTCGGAAAAAGATTCCGACGAAAATTGCGACCCCGGCCAGGAGGAGGAAGTATCCGGTCAGACCGATTTTCCCTTGCGGTGTTTCGTGAAACGTAGTGTGAGTGGGTTCGGGTAAGGGTTCTCCTTCGATCAAACCGATGATTTTTTCGATTCCGATCTCGATGCCTTCATAGTATTTTCCTTCCTTGAAGAGAGGTCGGACATACTCGATCTGAATCCGCTTACAAAGTACGTCCGGAATCGCTCCTTCCAGGCCTCTTCCGACTTCGAACCTCATCTTTCGATCGTTCTTCGCGACTAAAAAGATCACCCCGTCCGCGATGGATTTTCGACCCACCTTCCACTTCTCGGCCAGTCGGATGGAATATTGTTCGATGCTTTCTTCCCCCGTAGTGGGGAGTACGAGGATCGCTACCTGGCTTCCTTTGCGTTCTTCCAAGCTTTTCAATTTTTCCTCCAAAGAGGAAATCTCTTCCGAGCTTAAGGTTCCTGTCAGGTCCGTGACTCGGTGGTGCAGCTCGGGCAAAGAGATCGGTTCCGAAAGAACGGATCTTACACTAAAGAAAAATACAAGGAATAAGAAGGCGCGCTTCAAAAGACTTTCCGCTTAAAACTGAACCTGCGGGGGTTTGGAAATTTCCTTTTCGTTTTCCACGGTAAAATTCGGTTTGGGGGAATATCCGAATATTTTCGCCGTGATCACATTCGGAAACGTGCGGACCGTCACATTGTATTCCTGTACAGACTGGATGTACCGGTTTCTGGAGACCGTGATTCTATTTTCCGTTCCTTCCAATTGCGCTTGGAGGTCCAAAAAATTCTGGTTGGACTTCAGGTCCGGATATTTCTCCACCACGACCATCAAACGAGAAAGTGCGGAAGTCATTTGTCCTTGGGCTTGCGTGAATTTTTTGAATAGCTCGGGATCGTTCAGTACTTCCGGAGTCGCCTGGACGGAACCCACGC contains:
- a CDS encoding adenylate/guanylate cyclase domain-containing protein; this translates as MTYRLFDYAYITEGNVTLKRIIEFSRLSAIRFFFFLSILGPFLFFASACSRQTEERPKVSNGILDLRDWDFQRHPLLDLTGDWEYYPDRLASDGNAEEKKSLFAVPGVWMGSGYATMKLEILLPKNTPSLAFYSKGQATAFDLYVNGTKVLKSGIVGRDPASSVPESRSSFGEWNSLGVSTAKVTLEISNFHHRFGGLWYGIRFGESSALREEVTRFRDMDWFLGGIFFLTFLYHIGLFLIRRQDLSPLPFGLFCFTLFVRILVTEDKILLSYFPSFGYLTSMRLEYLTFYLSLPLGLHYLRSIYPDLFPRVWMGSFYGLGLVFSIGAFLPFPEASKAIPYYQASMFASIILVVYVLGLAVWKRKPYAIPLMVGYSILSTAGVIEVLSAHQILKTRSFLPLGLLVLVMIETFVLSFRYGDLYREKEALAEELRRINSTYSSFVPRKFLGLLDKRSFAELKPGDQVRREVTILFSDIRSFTEISESMNAEENFEFLNTYLGRMEPVIRTNRGFVEKYFGDGIMALFSESPDDAVLAAIQMQKEILVYNRQRLAEGRRPIRVGIGIHTGSSILGLIGAEGRMDSTVISEAVHVTARLEVLTKFYGTGILLSQDTYSSLKNRERFLSRKLDRIPIKGKKEEVFIYEIGDYLSEAEQEAFRNSKTVFEKGVDAFLSGRFMDAGETFREALRVYPGDKTSLLYLKRCTEQMPVVGGRHNPDSDPI
- the rmuC gene encoding DNA recombination protein RmuC codes for the protein MEYSITLLVGILVGFSLAFFLAKRLYGSESGISPSEHEKLKMEVAALRATELRSKERTTQLESDLKTVSEKNTQAIGAWQAMKKESDLLKERLENQKKEFEELTSKLKEEFKNLANQALLDNSQKFNLQTQEKLGDLLKPLKENIESFGKKVEVSAQETKISTATLKEHISSLTKSNESLQTEAKNLAEALRGDKKAQGDWGEEILEGILERSGLREGEEFFRQASFKDEEGGKRPDVIVRLPGNRCVVVDSKVSLNSYVSFYGATEETEKEIYLEQHAGALRKHAKDLARKNYQYLEGLNSPDFVLMFLYSEPALFWALRKDPSLALEAYQQNVLIVTPSSLMISLKMVSNIWRLEDQDRNAKEIARQSGLLLEKLGNFVTDLEKVGGALSVTQGHYENAMKKLKSGKGNILKKAGELMELGAGVSKEETKKKLSGFADEEEEDEPSLLSAD
- a CDS encoding rhodanese-related sulfurtransferase, with product MIKKPLHNIYSKEILRQKLENESVSRRTLSFYRYVIISDPKTMRDRLYSDWEELGVLGRIYIAREGINAQLSVPEPNFAALREYLDRTTEFQDVPFKIAVEDDGRSFLKLEIKVREKIVADGLDDGSFDVTDVGVHLSAEEFNRKLESPGSLVVDVRNHYESEIGHFEGALLPQADTFREELPMILDLLKDQKDKEILMYCTGGIRCEKASAYLRHHGFRNVYQLHGGIIEYAAEIRRKGLPSRFKGKNFVFDGRLQETIGQEILSECHQCGNSSSHHINCANPACHVLFIQCESCAEKFDHCCSEECKEIHSLPPAEQRKLRKGKSASNQHFSKSRIRPKVFELHRKN
- the ygiD gene encoding 4,5-DOPA dioxygenase extradiol; this encodes MDRLPVFFVGHGSPMNAIGENEFTRGWAESMKGLPHPKAVLCISAHWVTRGTRITAVESPKTIHDFYGFPQELFDVQYPAPGDPELAGSISKSVSFQQIEPDYEWGLDHGTWSVLRHMIPKANIPVLQLSLDGTKPAAWHYEFAKELSHLRQQGVLILASGDLVHNLRLYDWRNEEKVPDWAKEANETFKSLILKRDAKALSEYQNLGTSAQLAVPTPEHYVPMLYSLALASDEEEISFYNDKIQSSVSMTSIKFG
- a CDS encoding 2-hydroxychromene-2-carboxylate isomerase — translated: MSANYKIDFWFEFASTYSYLSAGRIEQLCAQKGIRANWKPFLLGPIFKEQGMEDSPFNLFPAKGKYMWKDLERRCEKYDLPFERPDKFPQNGLKAARIAVAFSGSEWVREFTRKVYIAEFSRNKDIGETETLSEILKELGQNPDTIFEKSESQENKSALRENTETASSLGIFGAPSFIVRGELFWGDDRLEDALEFLTRT
- a CDS encoding zinc-dependent alcohol dehydrogenase family protein; this translates as MKAFEVRNNFGIENLSSVTRPNPKPGPGEVLVKIKACSLNYRDFLMITGQYNPRQKLPLVPLSDGAGEVVELGPDVKNVKVGDRVCGIFSQGWLAGAPRLDNIRETLGGPLDGMISEYRVFPEKGVISFPEHLSYAEASTLPCAGLTAYNAVVTFGELEPGMTVVALGTGGVSLFALQFAKMLGCKTIVTSSSDQKLEKAKSLGADEGINYTAKTNWDREIRKKTDMKGADLVIEVGGAGTLSKSIQSVKPGGIVALIGVVAGGGEANLSLFPILMQGIRIQGVIVGSRSDFERMNLAISRNLMRPVIDRIFPYSEFPKALEYLRDGKHFGKVVIEI
- a CDS encoding SufE family protein, coding for MPSLEETQEEIVKEFSECSDWEERYGLLIEIGDTLPSFPEGKKSEDLLVPGCQSRVWVLPEEREGKLFFSADSDSAITKGMIALLLRVFSGRTRDEIRSASLDFLKEIGLDKHLSMSRRNGLYSMVNRIKSL
- a CDS encoding alpha/beta hydrolase translates to MKTSPREFSSKGTVCRGTLYLPNELKPPVIVMGHGIGAERRFRLPDYAERFCKAGFAVFLFDYRNLGESDGLPRNLIHPKRHVEDFLEAIRFVKSLPEVKGEQFGIWGTSFGGGHVLVTAAKSPDVKAVVSQVPFVDGISTTNSFPLLYQLQGFLHGLKDLVRIPFGAKPHTVPIVARPGSFALMNTPDSYDGYTKLIPEGSEWTNEAPARICLLLPMYRPVSYASRIQAPVLMQIAKKDSLIPYGAALKTARRIRDCKTNLLDMGHFEPYYGKLFEDTIAEQIVFFKEKLK
- a CDS encoding TPM domain-containing protein, which produces MSESTSRFSRFLTHLAASVTEFLVTPLGHAFELNLLGKYFKKEDLKRIGEIVSESEKLHRGEIRVAIEAKLPLSQIWSGKSARDRALEMFSFLKIWDTEENTGILVYLLLAERKIVILADRGIYGKIGQTQLDEIAKEIGEGFKTSEHKKSLAQGIRKLTEELRKHFPAGEKNPNELPDDPYLA
- a CDS encoding TPM domain-containing protein, encoding MKRAFLFLVFFFSVRSVLSEPISLPELHHRVTDLTGTLSSEEISSLEEKLKSLEERKGSQVAILVLPTTGEESIEQYSIRLAEKWKVGRKSIADGVIFLVAKNDRKMRFEVGRGLEGAIPDVLCKRIQIEYVRPLFKEGKYYEGIEIGIEKIIGLIEGEPLPEPTHTTFHETPQGKIGLTGYFLLLAGVAIFVGIFFRRMFSFFKAVAAAGIGYWVGGLLGISFWTMLPVLIVFFVILLVLYSAWNSGMGGGSSWGSWGGPGGGSSWGSSSGGDSGWSGGGGDFGGGGSSTDW
- a CDS encoding LemA family protein, whose protein sequence is MSLGLISRFLRKISLFAVVCVSFSFYGCGYNTIQIQDENVKAAWSEVLNQYQRRTDLIPNLVNTVKGYASQEKEVLTEVTKARASVGSVQATPEVLNDPELFKKFTQAQGQMTSALSRLMVVVEKYPDLKSNQNFLDLQAQLEGTENRITVSRNRYIQSVQEYNVTVRTFPNVITAKIFGYSPKPNFTVENEKEISKPPQVQF